The Castor canadensis chromosome X, mCasCan1.hap1v2, whole genome shotgun sequence genome includes a region encoding these proteins:
- the Vegfd gene encoding vascular endothelial growth factor D, with translation MYREWAVVNILIMSYVQLVQGFSHERGPVKRSSRSMLERSEQQIRAASSLEELLRITHSEDWKLWRCRLKFKSFSSMDSRSASHRSTRFAATFYDIETLKVIDEEWQRTQCSPRETCVEVASELGKSTNTFFKPPCVNVFRCGGCCNEESLVCMNTSTSYISKQLFEISVPLTSVPELVPVKVANHTGCKCLPTAPRHSYSIIRRSIQIPEEDRCSHSRKLCPVDTLWDNTKCKCILQEENPLAGTEDRSRLQEPALCGPHMKLDEDRCECVCKIPCPRELIQHPENCSCFECKESLESCCQKHKIFHPDTCSCEDRCPFHTRTCASGKPACAKHCRFPKEKRAAQGFHSQENP, from the exons cgGTCATCTCGGTCAATGTTAGAACGGTCTGAACAGCAGATTAGGGCTGCTTCCAGTTTGGAGGAGCTACTGCGAATCACACACTCTGAGGACTGGAAGCTGTGGAGATGCCGGCTGAAATTCAAAAGTTTTAGCAGTATGGACTCTCGCTCAGCATCCCATCGATCCACCAGATTTGCGGCAACTTTCTATGACATTGAAACACTAAAAG TTATAGATGAAGAGTGGCAAAGAACCCAGTGCAGTCCCAGAGAGACGTGTGTGGAAGTTGCCAGCGAGCTGGGGAAGAGTACAAACACATTCTTCAAGCCGCCGTGCGTGAACGTGTTCAGGTGTGGTGGCTGCTGCAATGAAGAAAGCCTCGTGTGCATGAACACGAGCACCTCCTACATTTCCAAACAG CTCTTTGAGATATCAGTGCCTTTGACATCAGTACCTGAATTAGTGCCTGTTAAAGTTGCCAACCATACAGGTTGTAAGTGCTTGCCAACGGCCCCCCGCCACTCATACTCAATTATCAGAAGATCCATCCAGATCCCAGAAGAAGATCG cTGTTCCCATTCCAGGAAACTCTGTCCTGTTGATACGCTATGGGATAACACCAAATGTAAATGTATTTTACAGGAGGAAAATCCACTTGCTGGGACAGAAG acCGCTCTCGTCTCCAGGAACCAGCTCTCTGTGGGCCACACATGAAGTTGGATGAAGATCGTTGCGAGTGTGTCTGTAAAATACCGTGCCCCAGAGAGCTCATCCAGCACCCAGAAAACTGCAGTTGCTTTGAATGCAAAGAAAGTCTGGAGAGCTGCTGCCAAAAGCATAAGATTTTTCACCCAGACACCTGCAG CTGTGAGGACAGATGCCCTTTTCACACCAGAACATGTGCAAGTGGAAagccagcatgtgcaaagcactGTCGCTTTCCAAAGGAGAAAAGGGCTGCCCAGGGGTTCCACAGCCAAGAGAATCCTTGA